In Pelmatolapia mariae isolate MD_Pm_ZW linkage group LG8, Pm_UMD_F_2, whole genome shotgun sequence, one genomic interval encodes:
- the fdxr gene encoding NADPH:adrenodoxin oxidoreductase, mitochondrial, whose translation MGAHKLLFSELKLWTSGRGGWIARLHKGIGGCGKASLSSCSPKVCIVGSGPAGFYTAQHLIKARQDVEVDIYERLPVPFGLVRFGVAPDHPEVKNVINTFTQTAKHSRCSFYGNVNVGKNVSITELQQAYHAVVLSYGAEGNRSMGVPGEDLAGVYSAKDFVGWYNGLPSCRELSPDLSCETAVILGQGNVALDVARILLSPIDILKKTDITQPTLEALAESQVRRVLIVGRRGPIQIACTIKELREMVNLPDTRPDLVAADFDGVKQALKDLPRPRKRLTELMLKTALEVPGEKEQERRRKASRSWGFRFFRSPVEVLAEPGHSRIAGIRLAINKLEGSGEGAQAVLTGEVEDVSCGLVVSSIGYKSLPIDPSVPFDSRKAIVPNTMGRVKQAAGLYCSGWLKTGPTGVIATTMNNSFDTARSIVEDMDSGTLDMSAAKPGSQSISALLEKRGVKPVTFSDWEKIDNVEMKRGEPRGKPREKLLTVEEMLHVAWT comes from the exons ATGGGCGCTCATAAACTGCTGTTTTCCGAGCTGAAGCTGTGGACCTCAGGAAGAGGTGGATGGATAGCGCGACTTCACAAAG gtaTTGGCGGCTGTGGAAAGGCTTCATTGTCCTCATGCAGCCCAAAGGTGTGTATTGTTGGAAGTGGTCCAGCAGGTTTCTACACAGCACAGCATCTAATCAAG GCTCGCCAAGATGTTGAGGTGGACATTTATGAGCGTCTGCCTGTCCCCTTTGGCCTGGTCAGGTTCGGAGTGGCCCCGGATCATCCTGAAGTCAAG AACGTCATCAACACATTCACGCAAACGGCCAAGCATTCACGCTGCAGTTTCTATGGCAATGTGAACGTAGGCAAGAATGTGAGCATCACCGAGCTGCAGCAAGCCTACCACGCTGTCGTACTG AGTTATGGTGCAGAGGGAAACCGGAGCATGGGAGTGCCAGGCGAAGACTTGGCTGGTGTGTACTCTGCCAAAGACTTTGTGGGCTGGTACAACGGACTCCCCAGCTGTCGAGAG CTGAGTCCAGACCTGAGCTGTGAAACAGCAGTCATTTTGGGACAAGGCAACGTGGCCTTGGATGTAGCAAGAATTCTGCTATCTCCCATCGACATTTTAAAG AAAACTGACATTACGCAACCAACGCTGGAGGCTCTGGCAGAGAGCCAGGTCCGCAGGGTGCTGATAGTTGGCAGAAGAGGACCCATTCAGATCGCTTGCACAATCAAG GAGCTCAGAGAAATGGTGAACCTGCCGGACACCAGGCCGGACTTGGTGGCGGCTGATTTTGATGGAGTCAAACAGGCTCTTAAAG ACTTGCCGAGGCCCAGAAAGCGTCTGACAGAGCTGATGCTGAAGACGGCCCTGGAGGTACCTGGAGAAAAGGAGCAGGAGAGACGGCGCAAGGCCTCCCGTAGCTGGGGCTTTCGATTCTTCCGGAGCCCCGTGGAAGTTTTGGCCGAACCCGGCCACAGCAGAATAGCTGGCATCCGACTGGCGATCAACAAGCTGGAG GGTTCAGGTGAGGGAGCCCAGGCTGTGCTCACAGGAGAAGTGGAGGACGTGTCCTGCGGCCTGGTCGTCAGCAGTATCGGCTACAAGAGCCTGCCCATCGATCCATCAGTGCCTTTTGACTCCCGCAAAGCCATCGTTCCAAACACCATGGGCCGCGTTAAACAGGCTGCAG GTCTGTACTGTAGCGGCTGGCTTAAAACAGGCCCCACAGGTGTCATAGCTACCACTATGAACAATAGCTTTGACACTGCACGATCCATTGTGGAGGACATGGACTCGGGAACGTTGGATATGTCTGCTGCCAAGCCTGGATCACAAAGCATTAGTGCTCTGCTGGAAAAGAGAG GAGTGAAACCAGTGACTTTTTCAGACTGGGAGAAGATTGACAATGTGGAAATGAAAAGAGGTGAACCCCGTGGGAAACCCAGAGAAAAGCTACTGACTGTGGAGGAAATGCTGCACGTGGCTTGGACATGA